From a region of the Impatiens glandulifera chromosome 4, dImpGla2.1, whole genome shotgun sequence genome:
- the LOC124933551 gene encoding auxin-induced protein X15-like, whose translation MGFRLPIIAQAKQANRRSLSIVPKGHVAVYVGESERKRYVVPVSYLNHPLFQDLLGKAEEEFGFDHPMGGLTIPCREEEFIHMTCSLNCS comes from the coding sequence ATGGGCTTCCGCTTGCCAATCATTGCTCAGGCCAAGCAAGCAAATCGGCGGTCTCTCTCCATAGTGCCCAAAGGCCATGTTGCAGTCTATGTAGGAGAATCAGAAAGGAAACGCTATGTGGTCCCCGTTTCATATTTGAACCATCCTCTTTTTCAAGATTTGCTAGGCAAGGCAGAAGAAGAATTCGGGTTTGATCATCCAATGGGTGGTCTCACCATCCCTTGTAGAGAGGAAGAATTCATCCATATGACATGTAGCTTGAATTGCTCATGA